A genomic window from Lutra lutra chromosome 17, mLutLut1.2, whole genome shotgun sequence includes:
- the CA5A gene encoding carbonic anhydrase 5A, mitochondrial isoform X1: MLGTLVLGRSLRNASGFSVSVTQLWGAPHCHPRRAERCHSQGPCAQRNQSNAWHPLWKGPASVPGGTWQSPVNIRWRDSVYDPQLQPLRVSYAAASCLHVWNTGYFFQVEFDDSAEDSGIRGGPLENHYRLKQFHFHWGATDERGSEHTVDGRVYPAELHLVHWNSVKYRNYKEAVMGENGVAVIGVFIKLGARHEELQKLVRVLPEIKLKGARAAVGPFQPSRLLPACRDYWTYPGSLTTPPLSESVTWIVQKRPVEVAQDQLAAFRTLLSSALGEEERSMVDNYRPLQPLMNREIRSSFQATEGGI, translated from the exons ATGCTAGGGACCCTGGTGCTGGGCAGGAGCCTTCGGAACGCCTCTGGTTTCTCCGTCTCGGTCACGCAGCTGTGGGGGGCCCCCCACTGTCATCCACGCAGGGCAGAGCGATGCCACTCCCAGGGTCCCTGCGCACAGAGGAACCAGAGCAACGCTT ggcACCCCCTCTGGAAGGGCCCGGCCTCTGTGCCCGGAGGCACCTGGCAGTCCCCTGTCAACATCCGCTGGAGGGACAGCGTCTACGACCCGCAGCTGCAGCCCCTCAGGGTTTCATACGCCGCGGCCAGCTGCCTGCACGTCTGGAACACCGGCTACTTCTTCCAGGTGGAATTCGACGACTCGGCCGAGGACTCAG GGATCCGCGGCGGCCCCTTGGAAAACCACTACAGGCTGAAGCAGTTCCACTTCCACTGGGGAGCGACGGACGAGCGGGGCTCGGAGCACACGGTGGACGGCCGCGTGTACCCAGCAGAG ctgcacTTAGTTCACTGGAACTCGGTGAAATACCGAAATTACAAAGAAGCCGTAATGGGGGAGAACGGCGTGGCCGTGATAGGCGTGTTTATAAAG CTGGGGGCCCGGCACGAGGAGCTGCAGAAGCTGGTGCGCGTCTTGCCGGAAATAAAGCTTAAG GGTGCACGGGCTGCTGTGGGCCCCTTCCAGCCCTCCCGCCTCCTGCCCGCCTGCCGGGACTACTGGACCTACCCGGGCTCGCTCACCACGCCTCCGCTCAGCGAGTCGGTCACCTGGATCGTCCAGAAGCGGCCCGTCGAAGTGGCTCAGGACCAG CTGGCTGCCTTCCGCACGCTCCTGTCTTCTGCGCTCGGTGAAGAAGAGCGGTCCATGGTGGACAACTACCGTCCACTTCAACCCCTGATGAACCGCGAGATCCGTTCCTCCTTCCAGGCCACGGAAGGGGGCATCTGA
- the CA5A gene encoding carbonic anhydrase 5A, mitochondrial isoform X2 — protein sequence MLGTLVLGRSLRNASGFSVSVTQLWGAPHCHPRRAERCHSQGPCAQRNQSNAWHPLWKGPASVPGGTWQSPVNIRWRDSVYDPQLQPLRVSYAAASCLHVWNTGYFFQVEFDDSAEDSGIRGGPLENHYRLKQFHFHWGATDERGSEHTVDGRVYPAEGARAAVGPFQPSRLLPACRDYWTYPGSLTTPPLSESVTWIVQKRPVEVAQDQLAAFRTLLSSALGEEERSMVDNYRPLQPLMNREIRSSFQATEGGI from the exons ATGCTAGGGACCCTGGTGCTGGGCAGGAGCCTTCGGAACGCCTCTGGTTTCTCCGTCTCGGTCACGCAGCTGTGGGGGGCCCCCCACTGTCATCCACGCAGGGCAGAGCGATGCCACTCCCAGGGTCCCTGCGCACAGAGGAACCAGAGCAACGCTT ggcACCCCCTCTGGAAGGGCCCGGCCTCTGTGCCCGGAGGCACCTGGCAGTCCCCTGTCAACATCCGCTGGAGGGACAGCGTCTACGACCCGCAGCTGCAGCCCCTCAGGGTTTCATACGCCGCGGCCAGCTGCCTGCACGTCTGGAACACCGGCTACTTCTTCCAGGTGGAATTCGACGACTCGGCCGAGGACTCAG GGATCCGCGGCGGCCCCTTGGAAAACCACTACAGGCTGAAGCAGTTCCACTTCCACTGGGGAGCGACGGACGAGCGGGGCTCGGAGCACACGGTGGACGGCCGCGTGTACCCAGCAGAG GGTGCACGGGCTGCTGTGGGCCCCTTCCAGCCCTCCCGCCTCCTGCCCGCCTGCCGGGACTACTGGACCTACCCGGGCTCGCTCACCACGCCTCCGCTCAGCGAGTCGGTCACCTGGATCGTCCAGAAGCGGCCCGTCGAAGTGGCTCAGGACCAG CTGGCTGCCTTCCGCACGCTCCTGTCTTCTGCGCTCGGTGAAGAAGAGCGGTCCATGGTGGACAACTACCGTCCACTTCAACCCCTGATGAACCGCGAGATCCGTTCCTCCTTCCAGGCCACGGAAGGGGGCATCTGA